In the genome of Xenopus laevis strain J_2021 chromosome 1S, Xenopus_laevis_v10.1, whole genome shotgun sequence, one region contains:
- the LOC121399456 gene encoding protein kinase C delta type-like, translated as MFGQVMLASYTPKKQLVAIKTVPKQPSKGNFTCIMKEARLLKIARGCPFLCHSHATFQSELHAFFVLEYAGGGTLHKLISDQGILSMNNIQFYTAEMVIALQFLHSNGIIHRDLKPENILVDNNGHIKICDLGLAVEGVFDAKKISGLTGTPGYRAPEVLSLEKYNAGVDWWSFGVIMYEMATGRQPFAPSLVSAQELFEIKEKKLEYPRHMSQEMLDLLPKLLEMNKNKRLGLNGNIRKHPFYARINWSQLENRKIKAPFQPKIPPVDKLTVIHPAFCSETTKQKRANVEDFSDVDSNWNWQE; from the exons ATGTTTGGACAG GTGATGTTGGCATCATATACACCAAAGAAACAACTCGTGGCAATTAAGACGGTGCCCAAACAACCCAGCAAGGGCAACTTTACATGCATCATGAAAGAGGCCAGACTCCTAAAGATCGCCAGAGGATGCCCCTTTCTATGCCACTCCCATGCCACATTCCAGTCCGAG CTGCATGCCTTCTTTGTGCTCGAGTATGCCGGCGGGGGAACACTGCACAAACTGATTTCCGACCAAGGAATTCTGTCGATGAACAACATCCA gttcTACACTGCAGAGATGGTGATAGCCCTACAGTTTCTGCACTCCAATGGCATCATTCATCG AGATCTCAAGCCTGAAAACATTTTGGTGGATAACAATGGACACATCAAGATCTGTGACCTTGGCCTCGCTGTCGAAGGAGTGTTCGACGCAAAGAAGATCAGCGGATTGACAGGAACACCTGGATACCGTGCGCCGGAG GTTTTGTCATTGGAGAAGTATAACGCTGGAGTGGACTGGTGGTCATTCGGTGTCATCATGTACGAAATGGCCACTGGCAGACAGCCATTTGCCCCATCACTGGTTTCTGCTCAGGAGCTGTTTGAGATTAAGGAGAAGAAGCTCGAATATCCGCGTCACATGAGCCAGGAAATGCTGGACCTTCTGCCAAAG cttcTGGAGATGAATAAGAACAAACGCTTAGGATTAAATGGTAACATCAGGAAGCACCCATTCTATGCCAGAATCAACTGGAGCCAGctggaaaacagaaaaataaaggcaCCTTTCCAGCCCAAAATT cCACCAGTAGATAAGTTAACAGTGATTCATCCAGCATTCTGCTCTGAGACAACTAAGCAAAAGAGAGCAAATGTGGAAGATTTCTCCGATGTGGATTCCAACTGGAATTGGCAGGAGTAA